One window of Planktothrix serta PCC 8927 genomic DNA carries:
- a CDS encoding alpha-amylase family glycosyl hydrolase → MSNTVFPPQATSPKEEVSSLEAQGEIQELVQDHKAEFDLDLEFIYTRDIEFRQETIYFIVVDRFYDGDPNNSEGPNPELYDSEQQDWGKYWGGDLQGVIDKLDYLKNLGVTALWLTPLFEQIEDLFCESAAVHGYWTSDFKRLNPRFIGKDENPSLNETQDTRNTTFDLLIEEVHSRNMKLILDIVCNHSNPDISGKKGILYDDGVKIADFNNDEKNWYHHYGEVTNWEDEWQVMNCELSGLATFNENNIEYRNYIKSAIKQWLDRGVDALRVDTVKHMPIWFWQEFNADIKTYRPDVFIFGEWIYSSPEQDDSVEFANESGMSILDFGLCVAIRRALGAFEEAGFHLIQDVLNLDYRYYSSTELITFIDNHDMHRFQTLNPDPEILRMAITLIMTSRGIPCIYYGTEQFLHNDTNGDDNPYGNNDPYNRPMMENWDTDSPLYREVRLLSGLRRLNPAASLGSQWQKYITPDVYCYVRRYRDSIVFVAMNRGETVTLEEVETELNDGEHTDVMSKYKYEVKDGKIYNLELASKQVIVLSKVGERVKAQTIVRVQLNGIQTQPGERVVIIGDCPELGNWDIAQAYPLEYINTNTWFGEIPFNESAGKLINYKYAIWREGTSPLRENLVSRRWVIANEGIVKWRDLWASGRES, encoded by the coding sequence ATGTCAAATACAGTCTTTCCGCCCCAAGCCACATCCCCTAAAGAAGAAGTTTCTAGCCTTGAAGCTCAAGGTGAAATTCAGGAACTTGTTCAAGACCATAAGGCCGAATTTGATCTTGATTTAGAGTTTATTTATACCCGTGATATTGAATTTCGTCAAGAAACCATTTATTTTATTGTTGTGGATCGATTTTATGATGGTGATCCCAATAATAGCGAAGGGCCTAATCCTGAACTTTATGATTCTGAACAACAAGATTGGGGGAAATATTGGGGGGGTGATTTACAAGGAGTTATTGATAAACTTGATTATTTAAAAAACTTAGGAGTAACGGCACTTTGGTTAACCCCTTTATTTGAACAAATTGAAGATTTATTCTGTGAATCTGCGGCAGTTCATGGCTATTGGACAAGTGATTTTAAACGCTTGAATCCCCGTTTTATTGGTAAAGATGAAAACCCCTCGCTAAACGAAACCCAAGACACCCGCAACACAACTTTTGATCTTTTAATAGAAGAAGTTCACAGTCGCAATATGAAGTTGATTTTAGATATTGTGTGCAATCATAGTAACCCCGATATTAGTGGAAAAAAAGGGATATTATATGATGATGGGGTAAAAATTGCTGATTTTAATAATGATGAGAAGAACTGGTATCACCATTATGGAGAAGTAACAAATTGGGAAGATGAATGGCAAGTGATGAACTGTGAATTATCAGGATTAGCTACTTTTAATGAAAATAATATTGAATACCGAAATTATATCAAATCTGCCATTAAACAATGGTTAGATCGCGGAGTTGATGCTTTACGGGTGGATACTGTTAAACATATGCCGATTTGGTTTTGGCAGGAGTTTAACGCGGATATTAAAACCTATAGGCCTGATGTTTTTATCTTTGGTGAGTGGATTTATTCTAGTCCAGAACAGGATGATTCTGTGGAATTTGCCAATGAGTCTGGAATGTCAATTTTAGACTTTGGATTATGTGTTGCTATTCGACGAGCATTAGGAGCATTTGAAGAAGCAGGATTTCACTTAATTCAAGATGTTTTAAATTTGGATTATCGCTATTATAGTTCAACAGAATTGATCACGTTTATTGATAACCATGATATGCACCGATTCCAAACTTTAAATCCTGATCCTGAAATTTTGCGAATGGCGATCACTTTAATTATGACCTCTCGTGGCATTCCTTGTATTTATTATGGCACAGAACAATTCCTTCATAATGATACCAATGGAGATGATAATCCCTATGGAAATAATGATCCCTATAACCGTCCGATGATGGAAAATTGGGATACAGATTCTCCTCTCTATCGAGAAGTTCGATTATTATCCGGTTTACGGCGCTTAAATCCGGCTGCATCGTTAGGAAGTCAGTGGCAAAAATATATTACTCCTGATGTCTATTGTTATGTGCGTCGCTATCGAGATAGTATTGTATTTGTAGCCATGAATCGAGGGGAAACGGTAACTCTTGAAGAAGTCGAAACCGAGTTAAATGATGGCGAACATACTGATGTAATGTCTAAGTATAAATATGAAGTCAAAGACGGGAAAATTTATAACCTAGAATTAGCCTCTAAACAGGTGATTGTTCTTTCTAAAGTGGGTGAACGGGTTAAAGCACAAACGATTGTTCGGGTTCAATTAAACGGGATTCAAACTCAACCCGGAGAACGAGTTGTGATTATTGGGGATTGTCCTGAATTGGGAAATTGGGATATTGCCCAAGCTTACCCCTTAGAATATATTAATACCAACACTTGGTTTGGGGAAATTCCCTTTAATGAAAGTGCCGGAAAACTGATTAATTATAAATATGCTATTTGGCGAGAAGGAACATCCCCTCTCCGCGAAAATTTAGTCTCTCGTCGTTGGGTAATTGCCAATGAAGGCATTGTTAAATGGCGTGATCTTTGGGCATCAGGACGAGAATCATAA
- the purS gene encoding phosphoribosylformylglycinamidine synthase subunit PurS has translation MTHHYQARIYITLRPSVLDPQGVAVKSGIQHLGYDNVEQVRIGKYIEMTLSATDETEARTQLDRICDQLLANPVIEIYRFDLMEVSAVANR, from the coding sequence GTGACCCATCACTATCAAGCTCGAATTTATATTACCCTCCGTCCTTCTGTTCTTGATCCTCAAGGCGTGGCGGTCAAATCTGGGATTCAACATTTGGGATATGACAATGTTGAACAGGTGCGGATCGGTAAATATATTGAAATGACGCTTTCTGCAACGGATGAAACGGAAGCGAGAACCCAACTTGACCGAATTTGCGATCAATTGTTGGCAAATCCTGTGATTGAAATTTATCGATTTGATCTGATGGAAGTTTCTGCCGTTGCTAATCGATAA
- the purQ gene encoding phosphoribosylformylglycinamidine synthase subunit PurQ, with translation MKFGVIVFPGSNCDRDVAWVTQGLLGQPTRMIWHEDTDLSDIDVVVIPGGFSYGDYLRCGAIARFSPVMRSTIEHANQGKLVLGICNGFQVLTEAGLLPGALVRNRDLHFICESVPLTVINNNIPWTAEYQTGEVITLPIAHGEGCYYADENTLVELEENHQVLFRYGSNKTPKLEENPNGSLHNIAGICNRQGNVLGMMPHPERASDPMLGNTDGIKLFKTLLR, from the coding sequence ATGAAATTTGGGGTTATTGTTTTTCCGGGTTCTAATTGTGATCGAGATGTGGCTTGGGTAACTCAAGGATTATTAGGACAACCCACCCGCATGATTTGGCATGAAGATACGGATTTATCTGATATTGATGTGGTAGTAATTCCGGGGGGTTTTAGTTACGGGGATTATTTGCGTTGTGGTGCGATCGCGCGTTTTTCTCCCGTCATGCGTTCAACAATTGAACACGCGAATCAAGGAAAATTAGTGTTGGGAATTTGTAACGGCTTTCAAGTGTTAACAGAAGCGGGATTATTACCCGGTGCGTTAGTCAGAAATCGGGATTTACATTTTATTTGTGAATCGGTTCCTTTGACGGTAATTAATAATAATATTCCCTGGACTGCTGAATATCAAACCGGGGAAGTCATTACTTTACCTATTGCTCACGGAGAAGGCTGTTATTATGCGGATGAAAACACCTTAGTAGAGTTAGAAGAAAATCACCAAGTCTTATTCCGGTATGGCAGTAATAAAACTCCAAAACTCGAAGAAAATCCTAACGGTTCTTTGCATAATATTGCTGGAATTTGTAACCGTCAAGGCAACGTTTTAGGGATGATGCCTCACCCAGAACGTGCCTCTGATCCAATGTTAGGAAATACCGACGGAATTAAGTTGTTTAAAACCTTATTGCGTTAG
- a CDS encoding glutathione binding-like protein yields MIELYYWPTPNGHKIPIFLEETGLEYQIIPVNIGAGDQFKPEFLKIAPNNRMPAIIDFHPVDGGEPLSIFESGAILIYLAEKTGQFLPQNWRDRKTVLEWLFWQVGGLGPMAGQNHHFLQYAPEKLPYAIDRYVKETNRLYGVLNRQLEGQEYIAGEYSIADMACYPWIVPFEQQQQNLEDFPHLKAWFERIHSRPAVMRAYEKGKSYSSGAKMTDEAKKILFGQSEKTLQNRE; encoded by the coding sequence ATGATTGAACTTTACTACTGGCCTACCCCTAACGGTCACAAAATCCCCATATTTTTAGAAGAAACTGGATTAGAATATCAAATCATTCCGGTGAATATTGGCGCAGGTGATCAGTTCAAACCGGAATTTCTCAAAATTGCTCCCAATAATCGAATGCCTGCCATTATTGATTTTCATCCCGTTGATGGCGGAGAACCTTTATCTATCTTTGAATCAGGCGCAATTTTAATCTATTTAGCTGAAAAAACCGGACAGTTTCTTCCTCAAAATTGGCGCGATCGCAAAACCGTTTTAGAATGGCTATTTTGGCAAGTGGGAGGACTAGGGCCAATGGCGGGACAAAACCATCATTTTCTACAATATGCACCGGAAAAACTTCCCTATGCGATTGACCGTTATGTGAAAGAAACTAATCGTTTATATGGGGTTTTGAATCGTCAATTAGAAGGACAAGAATACATTGCGGGAGAATACTCTATTGCAGATATGGCTTGTTATCCTTGGATTGTTCCCTTTGAACAACAACAGCAAAATTTAGAGGATTTCCCCCATTTAAAAGCTTGGTTTGAGCGAATTCATTCTCGTCCGGCGGTCATGCGTGCTTACGAGAAAGGAAAATCCTATTCTTCTGGTGCAAAGATGACTGATGAAGCGAAAAAAATCCTCTTTGGTCAAAGTGAAAAAACGCTTCAAAATAGGGAATAG
- a CDS encoding DUF3181 family protein, with product MSVLDTRNIEKLASEIGENVYIDVAKWHLYLAEAHLHTQLAEQLYPLLNQGDFTENEVQQVLQKVYVNLGGGKQTTSLVNLIPNSGIQELVRILKDFQEEL from the coding sequence ATGTCTGTTTTAGATACAAGAAACATTGAAAAGTTAGCGTCTGAAATTGGAGAAAATGTCTATATTGATGTCGCTAAATGGCATCTGTATTTAGCCGAAGCTCATTTGCATACTCAATTAGCTGAACAACTTTATCCGCTTTTAAATCAGGGAGACTTTACGGAAAATGAAGTTCAACAAGTGTTGCAAAAAGTTTATGTTAATTTAGGAGGAGGAAAACAAACTACCTCCCTTGTGAATTTAATTCCTAATTCGGGAATTCAAGAACTGGTAAGAATTTTAAAAGACTTCCAAGAAGAATTGTAA
- a CDS encoding 2TM domain-containing protein yields MPPRWPRKPDRKDPDYRRLDDRMNFAIHVAIFAAINSGLWFFHNLQSADWSWLTGFTVVWLLAIALHGIYIFAIADYSPVTSNR; encoded by the coding sequence ATGCCTCCTCGTTGGCCGCGTAAGCCCGACCGCAAAGATCCTGATTATCGTCGTTTAGATGATCGGATGAATTTTGCCATCCATGTTGCTATTTTTGCGGCGATTAATTCGGGTTTATGGTTTTTCCATAATTTGCAATCGGCTGATTGGTCTTGGTTAACTGGATTTACGGTTGTTTGGTTGTTAGCGATCGCCCTTCATGGGATTTATATTTTTGCGATCGCCGACTATTCTCCTGTAACTTCAAATCGATAA
- the moaC gene encoding cyclic pyranopterin monophosphate synthase MoaC, with product MASNFSENSSDRLTHLDETGEARMVDVSEKVATRRQAIAGGQVRMLSTTFAAIEAGNAPKGDVLGTAKLAGIMAAKQTAQLIPLCHPLPLSKIDVQIWPDPELPGYQIQAEVITKAETGVEMEALTAVSVAALTLYDMAKALEKSIVIESIRLLSKTGGKSGDYHHQIEEFNPSSA from the coding sequence ATGGCAAGCAATTTTTCTGAAAATTCTTCTGATCGCCTCACCCACCTGGATGAAACGGGGGAAGCCCGGATGGTGGATGTGTCGGAGAAGGTGGCCACTCGTCGTCAGGCGATCGCTGGGGGACAAGTGCGAATGTTAAGCACCACCTTTGCCGCCATCGAAGCCGGAAACGCCCCCAAAGGGGATGTTTTAGGGACAGCGAAACTCGCCGGAATCATGGCGGCCAAACAAACAGCCCAGTTAATTCCCCTGTGTCATCCCTTACCCTTAAGTAAAATTGATGTTCAAATTTGGCCCGACCCCGAATTACCAGGCTATCAAATTCAGGCGGAAGTGATCACCAAAGCCGAAACTGGGGTTGAAATGGAAGCGTTAACGGCTGTTTCTGTGGCGGCGTTGACTTTGTATGACATGGCGAAAGCCTTAGAAAAGTCGATTGTGATTGAGTCAATTCGGCTGCTGAGTAAAACGGGGGGAAAATCGGGAGATTACCACCACCAGATAGAAGAATTCAACCCCAGTTCCGCCTAA
- a CDS encoding nSTAND1 domain-containing NTPase: MNRQALVVGINRYPDLENLKRPAFDAEAIAHLLETYGGFRVRRLPVCVANEKFQVNPKPGYGEEEVDIKVLEEEILQLFGIGEKDCPDTALLFFAGHGLRKPRGLKEGFLATSDTNPEQELYGLALNSLRDILLESDVKQQIIWLDCCHGGQFIDVLNKADPGNAGKVRDRCFIAACSASETAYATGEHGLLTSILLQGLDPQQRQVGKWINNLFLADFVNQQIQTNEYWRNFPQRPVFNNSGGAIQLIQGVKIDKEETVSTRQPDICPYKGLQAFDFNETDPKYFYGRTALTGELIEKVRTGNFLAVLGPSGSGKSSVVRAGLLYQLKLGQRLLQSQQWKILPVIRPGEYPLQSLAEAFAEGNKTALRWLKDALNQNGAIALQEFVADVEAERVFLVIDQFEEAFTLCQGTAKQEAERQQFFECLLKALDSTENKLCVVITMRADFLGKCVEQEYAGLAKKIQEHLVTVTPMTFEELDEAICEPAKQVGLEVKRRLVTQMIVDVKDSAGSLPLLQFSLTALWQQWHQQWQQGKPGLPNQLTLNSYNELGGLKGTLEEQANKVFQNLSTAQKEIAKWIFIELTQLGEDAEDTRRQVTKYQLVETLGRGEYSEDQVEEVIGILNDEKARLIVTSDENGVSVVDIAHEALIRHWDKLREWVNAERKAIKLKRNIEQAAAEWESNGKTEDLYFLLPGQKLIAAEKHCGSVPLSYLAQEFIQISRLVFQRRVAEQQKTAEKNRSDERGQIITLIITLGASLAGLIPTIATIAPALIGAVQPVILAFNGLVAPIHINSVIFTLIVSLIIGMAMVTLSWMIIRFMKISRRTNKL; the protein is encoded by the coding sequence ATGAACCGACAGGCGTTGGTAGTCGGCATTAACCGATATCCTGATCTGGAAAATTTGAAAAGACCGGCTTTTGATGCGGAGGCGATCGCCCATCTTCTCGAAACTTATGGGGGTTTTAGGGTGCGTCGGTTGCCTGTCTGTGTTGCGAATGAGAAATTTCAGGTCAATCCTAAACCGGGTTATGGAGAAGAAGAAGTTGACATCAAGGTATTAGAAGAAGAAATTCTCCAACTGTTTGGCATAGGAGAAAAAGATTGCCCTGATACAGCCTTGCTGTTTTTTGCTGGACACGGTTTGCGAAAACCGAGAGGTTTAAAAGAAGGATTTTTAGCTACCAGTGATACTAATCCTGAGCAAGAATTATATGGTTTGGCTTTAAATTCACTGCGAGATATTTTACTAGAAAGTGATGTTAAACAGCAGATTATCTGGCTGGATTGTTGTCATGGTGGCCAATTTATCGACGTTTTAAATAAAGCCGATCCAGGAAATGCAGGCAAGGTGCGCGATCGCTGTTTTATTGCTGCCTGTAGTGCTTCGGAAACTGCTTACGCAACTGGTGAACACGGTCTACTGACTAGCATTCTTTTACAAGGACTCGATCCACAGCAGCGTCAAGTTGGTAAGTGGATAAACAACCTTTTTTTAGCAGATTTTGTTAACCAACAAATACAAACTAATGAATACTGGCGAAACTTTCCCCAGCGTCCAGTTTTTAACAATTCTGGCGGAGCAATTCAACTCATTCAGGGAGTAAAAATTGATAAGGAAGAAACAGTTAGTACGCGACAACCTGATATTTGTCCCTACAAAGGTTTGCAAGCGTTTGATTTTAACGAGACTGATCCTAAGTATTTTTATGGTCGCACGGCATTAACTGGCGAGTTAATTGAAAAAGTAAGAACCGGGAATTTTCTAGCAGTTCTCGGCCCTTCGGGAAGTGGTAAATCTTCTGTTGTGAGGGCGGGATTGCTTTATCAATTAAAATTAGGACAGCGACTTTTACAGAGCCAACAATGGAAAATCTTGCCCGTGATTCGACCCGGAGAATATCCACTGCAAAGTTTAGCAGAAGCCTTTGCCGAAGGCAATAAAACTGCCTTACGTTGGCTTAAAGATGCACTCAATCAAAATGGGGCTATCGCACTACAAGAGTTTGTAGCAGATGTTGAAGCAGAACGGGTATTTTTAGTTATCGACCAATTTGAAGAAGCGTTTACTCTGTGTCAAGGAACTGCGAAACAAGAGGCAGAACGTCAACAGTTTTTTGAGTGTTTATTAAAAGCCTTAGATAGCACTGAAAATAAACTTTGTGTTGTTATTACCATGCGGGCAGATTTCTTGGGTAAGTGTGTCGAACAGGAATATGCCGGACTTGCAAAAAAGATTCAAGAGCATTTGGTAACAGTTACACCGATGACTTTTGAGGAGTTAGATGAGGCGATTTGTGAACCAGCAAAGCAAGTAGGTTTAGAAGTAAAACGTCGGTTAGTTACTCAGATGATTGTAGATGTGAAAGACTCTGCGGGTAGTTTGCCACTATTGCAATTTTCTCTCACAGCACTCTGGCAGCAGTGGCATCAACAATGGCAACAAGGAAAACCAGGATTACCTAATCAGCTTACTCTTAATTCTTATAACGAATTGGGTGGTTTAAAGGGAACGCTAGAAGAACAAGCTAATAAAGTTTTTCAGAACTTATCGACAGCGCAAAAGGAGATAGCCAAGTGGATTTTTATCGAGTTAACGCAGTTAGGAGAAGATGCAGAGGATACTCGTCGCCAAGTTACGAAATATCAATTAGTAGAAACTTTGGGAAGGGGGGAATATTCAGAGGATCAGGTTGAGGAGGTGATAGGGATTTTAAATGATGAAAAAGCCCGGTTAATTGTTACCAGTGATGAAAATGGAGTGTCAGTGGTTGATATTGCCCATGAAGCGTTGATTCGACATTGGGATAAGTTGCGTGAGTGGGTAAATGCGGAGAGAAAGGCAATTAAACTCAAGCGGAATATTGAGCAAGCGGCGGCAGAGTGGGAAAGTAACGGGAAGACAGAGGATTTATATTTTTTACTGCCAGGGCAAAAGTTGATAGCAGCAGAAAAACATTGTGGGAGTGTTCCACTGTCCTATTTGGCTCAAGAATTTATTCAAATTAGCAGACTTGTATTTCAACGTCGAGTTGCAGAACAACAAAAAACCGCAGAGAAAAACCGGTCTGATGAAAGAGGGCAAATAATTACTTTAATAATTACCCTAGGTGCTAGTTTGGCTGGCTTGATTCCTACTATAGCTACTATAGCTCCAGCTTTAATCGGAGCAGTGCAGCCTGTTATATTAGCCTTTAATGGGTTAGTAGCACCCATTCATATTAATTCAGTTATTTTTACACTAATAGTAAGTCTAATTATTGGTATGGCTATGGTAACTTTAAGTTGGATGATTATAAGATTTATGAAAATATCTCGGCGAACAAATAAATTGTAA
- a CDS encoding 2-oxoisovalerate dehydrogenase E1 subunit beta, whose amino-acid sequence MTEIIFLVESDVEGGYIAQALGESIITQADDLESLKQEIKDAVHCHFIDETLRPKIIRLDIVQEAVGKQ is encoded by the coding sequence ATGACGGAAATTATTTTCCTAGTAGAATCTGATGTTGAAGGGGGGTATATTGCCCAAGCATTAGGGGAATCAATTATTACCCAAGCTGATGATTTAGAAAGCTTAAAACAAGAAATAAAAGATGCTGTTCACTGTCATTTTATTGATGAAACATTACGTCCTAAGATCATCCGACTGGATATTGTTCAGGAAGCGGTTGGGAAACAATAA
- a CDS encoding DUF433 domain-containing protein: MNQSLLQRITLDLNICHGKPCIRGLRYPVEFILELLSSGMSMEEILADYDDLERDDILAALLFASRLTQVKSIYKIAI; the protein is encoded by the coding sequence ATGAATCAATCACTTTTGCAGCGAATTACTCTAGATCTAAATATCTGTCATGGAAAACCTTGCATTCGAGGGTTACGTTATCCGGTTGAGTTTATTTTAGAGTTACTAAGTTCGGGGATGAGTATGGAGGAAATTTTAGCAGATTATGATGATTTGGAACGGGATGATATTTTAGCCGCTTTGCTATTTGCAAGTCGGTTAACTCAGGTGAAAAGTATTTATAAAATTGCTATATGA
- a CDS encoding MFS transporter, which translates to MNAFRSFDPKCQRSLLSLFIAGLCFWTSITALLPTLPLYVEFLGGTKQQIGWVMGAFALGLLPARFWFGPLADRKSRKLVLLIGTVVAMIAPWGYLWAKSILLMLCLRAFHGISVAAFTIGYSALVADIAPVERRGEVIGYMSLVAPIGMAIGPAVGGSLQMAFGYDPIFLSSAGFAFLAFLGICQVREPQRDQPTAIPSSTSWRQKGLWYFKMLWSPPLRVPAFVMLMVGLIFGTLVTFLPLSVKESGLNFNSGLFYSTAAIASFLVRVPTGRASDRYGRGLFITGGLICYFLAMLLLSQTTKSNIILFAAALEGMGAGIVIPMMITLITDRCLPEERGQFFSLCLTGFDVGIALAGPIFGSIAEQWGYPTIFALDAVLALIAVISFAGFSSKTVPLSLKFAIGQAKDVYSLN; encoded by the coding sequence TTGAACGCTTTTCGCAGTTTTGATCCGAAGTGTCAACGGAGTTTGCTAAGTTTATTTATCGCAGGTTTATGTTTTTGGACAAGTATAACGGCACTATTACCAACACTCCCTTTATATGTTGAATTTCTCGGCGGAACAAAACAACAAATTGGCTGGGTGATGGGGGCTTTTGCTTTAGGTTTATTACCTGCTCGATTTTGGTTTGGCCCCTTAGCCGATCGCAAAAGTCGCAAATTAGTATTATTAATTGGAACAGTGGTGGCGATGATCGCTCCTTGGGGATATTTGTGGGCGAAATCGATTCTATTAATGCTCTGTCTGCGGGCATTTCATGGCATTAGTGTGGCGGCATTCACCATCGGTTATAGTGCCTTAGTCGCCGATATTGCCCCGGTGGAGAGACGGGGGGAAGTCATCGGATATATGAGTTTAGTCGCCCCAATTGGCATGGCTATTGGCCCTGCGGTGGGGGGTTCTCTGCAAATGGCTTTTGGCTATGACCCCATCTTTTTATCCAGTGCAGGGTTTGCGTTTTTAGCATTTCTGGGAATTTGCCAAGTTCGGGAGCCACAACGGGATCAACCCACTGCAATTCCGTCCTCAACCTCTTGGCGACAAAAAGGGTTATGGTATTTCAAAATGTTGTGGAGTCCTCCCCTTCGGGTTCCCGCATTTGTGATGTTAATGGTGGGTTTAATATTTGGAACTTTAGTCACATTTTTACCCTTATCCGTGAAAGAATCTGGGTTGAATTTTAACTCTGGATTATTTTATAGTACCGCCGCGATCGCTAGTTTTTTAGTACGAGTTCCCACAGGTCGAGCGTCTGATCGTTATGGTCGAGGTTTATTTATTACGGGGGGGTTAATCTGTTATTTTTTAGCGATGTTACTGTTATCTCAAACGACGAAAAGTAACATTATTTTATTCGCCGCAGCCCTAGAAGGAATGGGAGCAGGAATCGTTATTCCAATGATGATCACGTTAATTACAGATCGCTGTCTACCGGAAGAACGGGGTCAATTTTTCTCCCTTTGTTTAACAGGATTTGATGTCGGAATTGCCCTTGCTGGCCCCATTTTTGGCAGTATTGCAGAACAATGGGGTTATCCAACTATCTTTGCTTTAGATGCAGTTTTAGCATTAATTGCTGTGATCAGTTTTGCGGGATTTTCTAGTAAAACGGTTCCCCTTTCTCTTAAATTTGCGATCGGTCAAGCCAAGGATGTTTATAGTTTAAATTAA